The Longimicrobium sp. genome contains the following window.
GGGCCGCGGGTTCACCCGCCCGGCGAACGAGGGGCCGCAGAGTGCGCGGAACCGGGCCTTTCGCGGAGGGTCAGGAGGCGCCGTCCGGCCCCGCGTAGTCGACGAAGAAGTCGGGGCTCTCGTGCAGGCGCAGGCGCACCAGGCGGGCCGGCGCCAGCCGCGGCGCGATGCGCTCCCACAGGAGGAGCAGGATGTTCTCGCTGGTGGGGACCAGGCCGCCGGGCGCGAACTCGGGGACGGCGTGGTTCAGGTGCTGGTGGTCGAGCGGCGCCACCACCTCGCCGAGCACGCGGTCCAGCGCGCCCAGGTCCACCGAGAAGCCCGTCACCGGGTCCACCTCGCCCGCCACCGTGGCCTCCAGCAGGTAGTCGTGCCCGTGGCCGTGCGGGTTGCTGCACGGGCCGAACACCTCGCGGTTCTCCTCCTCGCTCCACTCCGGGCGGTGGTAGCGGTGCGCCGCCGAGAAGCGGACGCGGCGGGTGAGCTGCATCTCGGGCATCGGAGTCGGCCTCGCTCGGGGCGGCTGGTGGCGCGCCATTGTAACCGGGCCGGGCCCGCGGCGACAGCGGCCCGGCGGCGCAGGGATGGTCGGGATCGGGGTATGCTCCTTGCGTAAACGCCAGACGCCCGTCTCGCAACGCCGCCCTGCGGTCTCTTTCACCCATTCCCGCAGATGTCCCCGACGCTCGCGACGTCCAGCGCCGCCGAACCGCATCCGCTTCCCGGAAGCGACGCCGCCTCCGAGGCGCGCGTGCGCCCCGGGGGGATGCTGCGGCTGCCCCGGATCGCCGCGGAGGGGGGGAAGGCGCCGGCGGTGCTGATCGCCGAGGACCACGAGGACAGCCGCGACGCCCTGCGCACCCTGCTGGACGCGCTGGGCTACCGGGTGTACGTGGCGGCGAACGGGGAGGAGGCCGTGGCGGAGGCCCGCGCCCGCCGCCCCGACCTGATCCTGATGGACATGATGATGCCGCGGGTCGACGGCTTCCAGGCCACGCGCATCCTCCGCGCCGACCCCGAGTTCCGGGACGTGCCGATCATCGCCGTCACCGCCATGGAGGGCGCGCGGGGGGCGGTGCTCGAGGCCGGCTGCAGCGACCTGGTCACCAAGCCCGTCGACATCCGCGCCTTCATCGAAAAAGTCCGCGTCTGGCTCCCGGCCTGACCGGCGCCGCTCCGGAAGATGCAGCAGCCCCGCGGCCCGACCCGGCCCGCGGGGCTGATCGTTTCATATCGAATCCGATCGATCGGACCATTTCTGCAGGGGATCGTCGGGATCGAAATCCGTAACTGAATGTCTCATACCACTTTGCAGAGCATCGTTCGGGTACAGCTTTCTGATAGAGCATCACACAGAGGACACAGAGGACACAGAGGACACAGAGAAACTTCAATCGCGTCTTCAGTTCCTCCGTGTTCTCTGTGTCCTCTGTGT
Protein-coding sequences here:
- a CDS encoding 6-carboxytetrahydropterin synthase, with product MPEMQLTRRVRFSAAHRYHRPEWSEEENREVFGPCSNPHGHGHDYLLEATVAGEVDPVTGFSVDLGALDRVLGEVVAPLDHQHLNHAVPEFAPGGLVPTSENILLLLWERIAPRLAPARLVRLRLHESPDFFVDYAGPDGAS
- a CDS encoding response regulator, producing MSPTLATSSAAEPHPLPGSDAASEARVRPGGMLRLPRIAAEGGKAPAVLIAEDHEDSRDALRTLLDALGYRVYVAANGEEAVAEARARRPDLILMDMMMPRVDGFQATRILRADPEFRDVPIIAVTAMEGARGAVLEAGCSDLVTKPVDIRAFIEKVRVWLPA